CCGCACATAGGCCGCGATGCCGTATCCGAGCGCTTTCGGATTCACGTCCACGCCGTAGCCGGCGATGACGCCCGCGTCTTCCAGGCGCCGCATCCGCTCGGCGACGCTGGGCGCGGACAGGCCGACCGCCCGCGCGAGATCGGCCGTCGTCGTCCGGGCGTCGCGCGCGAGGGCTTGGAGAAGGGAGGTATCGACCGTGTCGAGGCCGCCGTTTCCGGGACGAAGGCGTTTCATGGCAGGCGCTTTCGATCGTTAGGCTCAAGCCCTTTTCTATATTGCGTTAGCGCTGCATTCGCGATTCCGTCCTCGGTATCATCGCGGCATGGCCATCCGTGTTCCCGACATGCGTCCCGACGTCGTGCCACCGCATCTCTGGTTCATCGTCAGCGCGGTGTTCCACTATCTCGGCCCGGCTTGCGCGGTGCTGTTGTTCCCTGCGGTCGGCGTGCTTGGCGTCGCGGGGCTGCGCATCGCATCGGCCGCGATGATCTTCGCCGTCTTGACGCGGCCGTGGCGGACCTTTCACCAGAGCGGGCCGGCCGACCGCGCCCTCCTGCTCGGGCTCGGGCTGTGCCTCGCGGGCATGAACACGGCGTTCTACCTCGCGCTCGATCGCCTGCCGATGAGCCTGGTCGCCGCCATCGAGTTCGTGGGGACCGTGGGCGTCGCCCTGTGCGGGCTCCGTTCCGGACGCAACCTCCTGGCGCTCGTTCTCGCGGTGCTGGGTGTCGCCCTCATGATCGACGTGCGGTGGGCGAGCGATCCCGTCGGCCTGGGATGGGCCGCGCTCAACGGCGCTCTCTTCGTCCTGTACATCCTGCTCGGCCACCGGGCGGCCAGCGGCGGCGGTGCCGGGGGCATCGCTCGTCTCGGCGCCGCCATGACCGTCGCGCTGATCGCGGTCGCGCCCTTGGCGCTGCCGGCGGTCGTTACGATCCTCGACCGGCCGATCCTCCTGCTCGCCGGCATCGGGGTCGGCATCGCCTCGTCGGTCGTGCCCTATGTCTGCGATCAGCTTGCCATGGCGCGGCTGCCGCGGGTGAGCTTTGCGCTCCTGCTCAGCCTGCTGCCGGCCAGCGCGACGGTGATCGGCGTCGTCGTGCTCGCCCAGCTTCCGGCATGGCGTGACCTGGCCGGCGTCGCTCTCGTCATGGCCGGGGTCGGACTGCACAGACCGCCGACGGCCGACGATCACGTTCGTGCGAGAGGCCGGGCACCGTAGCCGGACGCGTGGTCCGGCCGCCAGAGGCCGATTGTCGAGCACGAGCAAAGGTTTGCTGCGCCGCAAACCGCGCAGCAAAAGAGATGGTACGTATTTTAGCAACTTTTAGGCGGGAGACTCCCGCGTTCCATCGTCTATTGCGGTGCAGCACGCGGGTCGGGGCGACCCGGGCGCTCGTCCTGATGAACACCGAGTTCTACATCGCGACCGACATGCTCGACCGGCTCCTGCGCCAGCAGACCGTGATCCTGGTCTTCAAGATCGTCGCGATCTTCGCCTTCGCCCTGGTCTCGCTCCAGGCCATGATCCTGTCCCTCACGCTGCCGACCTTGGCCGTGTACATCCTTGCCCATCGCAATCTCGGCCGGGCGCTCGGCTTCACCAAGCGGGAAGCCCTGGGCGGCCTGGGCCGGAGCGCGCTGGTCACCGCGCTCTGCCTTGTGCCGGGCGGGCTCATGCTGCGCGAGGTCCAGGCCCTGGACCTGCCGGCTCTTCTTCAGATCGGCCTGATCGGCACGGCGGGCGGCCTCGGCTGGCTGCTCGGCGTCTTCCTGAGCGGCCATCCGCTCGCCGGCGAGCTCAAGAGCGCCGGCCGCCTCGCCTCCAAGCACGTCCCCGCCCTGCGCTAGCCAGGCGCCTTTCGCATGCGGAGCGCGTAGGACAGCGGCAGCCACGGCCGGTCGGCGAAACGGAACAGGCCGTCCTCGGCCGGCGTGAGGCAGCCGAACATACGCCAGGGCACCGCGTCGTGCTCGCCGAAGTGCTCCAGCGTCAGGCCCGCCGCCATGAGTTCCCCGATCACGCGCGAGACCGGATGCATCCACTCGAAGGTCCGGGTCCGGGTCAGTGTCGCCGTCTCGTCGGCGTAGTCGGTCCCGCCGTCTTCGACTAGCGGTCCTTCGTGGAAATAGGGCACATAGAAGCCGGGCAGTCCGTCCGGTCGCTTGACCGCGCTGTCGAACACCAAGGCGGCGGGGTGTCCCTCGGCGAAGGCCAGACATCCGCCCGGCTTGAGCAGCCAAGCGACGATGGCTGCCCAGCCGGCGATGTCGGGCAGCCAGCCGATCGTGCCCCAGGTGGCGTAGACGAGGTCGAAGCCGCCGGGCTCGGGGATGAGCGCGCGCGTATCGTACAGGTTGCCAAGGACGAAACGCGCGGGCAGGCCGAGTTCGTGCGCGAGCTCCGTCGCCTGGGCTATGGCCGGAGGCGAGAAGTCCAGCCCCGTGACCGAGGCGGCGCCGCGCCGGGCGAGAACGAGGCTGTCCCGGCCGAAATGGCACTGGAGATGGGCGATGCGGAGGCCCGTGACGTCGCCGAGCACGCCATCGACGATCGGATCGAGCGAGGCATCGCCCGCACGAAGGCCGTCGACGTCGTACATCGTGCTCGCGACATGGATGGCGACCCGCTCGTCCCAGTTCTCCCGGTTCGCCGCGAACCACTCCGCCTCGGCCATCGTCGGCTCCGTCATATTTGTTGCAATTGCACCATAAGCAATGTATATGTTGTCTATGATACATGCACGTCACAGGAGTATGCCATGGTCATGGCGGTGACGGACACGGCGCAAGCCCCGGCGCTCGGGGCATCGGACGAAGAGGTGGGAGGCGCGCTCCTGCGCGCGTTCTTCCGTCTGTCGGAACTGTGGCGGCTCACCCAGGGCGAGCAGAGCGCGCTGCTCGGCGGCCTCAGCCGCCACACGCTGATGCGCTGGCGCGACACGGTCCGCCGGGGCGAGGGGATCGCCCTGTCGCGCGACCAGCGCGACCGCCTGTCCTGCCTGATGGGCGTCCACAAGGCGTTGCACATCATCTACCCGTATTCCGACCTCGTCTATGGCTGGGTGCGCCGGCCGCATGACGATTTCGGCGGCCGGACACCGCTTGCCGTCATGGTCGAAGGCGGCGGCTTCACCGACCTCCTGGCGGTACGGACCTATCTCGACGACGTGCGCGGCGGCGCCGGCTGATGGCGCGTCAGCTTCGCCCGAGCCTCGCATGGGCGGGGCGCACGCTCGTTTGCCGCCGCCTGCGCTGGCCGAGCGCCTGCCGGATGATCTTCGGCCGGCTGAAGACCATCGATCCGTTCGAGGACCTGGTCGACGACCCGCGCGATCGCGCGATCCTGATGCAGGTCGAGGGCGAGACCAACGAGCGGCTGCGCCTTCAGGCCGGAGGCACGCGCCTGGCCGCCTCGCTCGACCTCGATCCGAAGGGCGGGCTGATCAACGCGCCGCTCGCCCATGCCCGCGCGATACGCGGCCGCTTCGCCGGAGCGGGCGGCCATGTCGGCTATTTCGCCGACGGGTTCGACACCGCCTTGGCCGAGGTCGTGCATCACCAGGGCAGGCGGGCCCGGGCTAATCGCGACCTCGCCCATCCCATCACCATGCGCGTCCTGTCGTTTCTCGACTTCGACGCACAGATCCTCGACCTGCGCGGCCTGCGCGAGGATCTGGCCGACATCCACGATCCGGACGACTACGGACCCAGCGTGGCCCTGGCCAACGCGGCGCGCGCCGCGCTCGACCCGGATGGGATCGCCTATGACAGCGTGCGCCGCCACGACGGGCAGAACCTCGCCTTGTTCCGCCGGCGCTATACAGCCTATCGCGACGCCGGCTTCGTCCAGCTCGACTGGGACGGCGAGCGCATCCGCGGCACGGCGCGTCTGAGCTAGGCTCAGGCGGCCGCCTTCAAGCGCTCGAAGCCGGCGGCGAGATCGGCCTTGAGGTCGTCGATGGCTTCCAGGCCGATATGCAGGCGCAGGGTCGGGCCGCCCTCGGGCCAGGGCGTCACCGTGCGCAAGCGGGCGAGCCGCGAGGGAATGATCAGGCTCTCATAGCCGCCCCAGGAAAAGCCCATGCCGAACAGCTCGAGGCCGTCGAGCATGGCGGTCAGGGCCGGCTTCCCGAACGGCTTGAGGCGGATGCCGAACAGGCCCGACGCGCCGGTGAAGTCGCGGCTCCAGAGCGCATGGCCGGGATCGTCGGGCAGGGCAGGGTGCATGACCCGGGCGACCTCGGGCCGGGCCGCGAGCCATTCGGCCATCGCGATGGCGCCCGCCTGGTGCTGCGCCAGGCGGACCGCCAGGGTCCGCAGGCCGCGCAGCGCCAGCCAGCAGTCGTCGGCCGCGGCGGGCGTGCCCATGTCGTGCACGCGGGCGCGCATCTGGTCGGCCAAGGCCGGCACGGTCGTGATCGTGCCCATCAACAGGTCGGAGTGGCCGCCGATATACTTGGTCGCCGCCAGGATCGACACGTCGACGCCGTGGGCGAGCGGCTTGAAGAACAACGGCGTTGCCCAGGTGTTGTCCATGACGGTGACGACACCCCGCTCGCGCGCGGCCTGGCACATGGCCGGGACGTCCTGGACCTCGAAGGTGAGCGAGCCCGGGGATTCCATGAACACGACACGGGTGTTCGGCCGGATCAGCCCGGCGATGCCGGCGCCGATGGTCGGGTCGTAATAGGTCGTCTCGACCCCGAAGCGCTTGAGAAAGCCGTCCGCGAAGGTCCGGGTCGGGCCATAGGCGCTGTCGGTCACGAGGATGTGGTCGCCCGGCTCGACGAGCGCCAGGAGCGCCTGCACGATCGCCGCTTTGCCGGAGCTCACGGTCAGGCATTGGCCGCCTCCCTCCAGCGCCTGCACGGCTTCCTGGAGATTGAACGCGGTCGACGTGCCGTAGCGGCCATAACCGACGTCGGGATAGGCTCGCGGGCGCTCGAACTCGGCGACATTGGGAAAGAGGATGGTCGAGGCGCGGTACACGCCGGGATTGACGGTGCCCTTTTGCTGCTCGGGATGCCGGCCGGCGTCGACCAGCTTGGTTCTGTCGTCCATGGCGCGTCTCTCCCCGTTCGCGTCGTGCGGCCACCCTGCACGGGCGGAAGCGGCGCGGCAACGGTCGTCCGGCCGACGTCGCCAGGCGGAAGCCGCCGATGGAGCAGGTCGCCGCCCCGACCGACCCGCCGCGGGACGACGGGCGGCGGGGCGGCGCGCAGCGGACCTCGTCACGGCGAGAGCAACCGCAAGCTACTTCTCGCCCGGGACCACGACGAACCGCCTGTGATCACAAAACGACATCTTGTATTGGAGTTGCATCGCAGGAGTGGAGTCTTTCGCTTCTCTAGCGCGTTTCGCGCGAATAAGAGACGTACATTTCGCGTTCATCGGCGCGGACTAGAATTGACGGCCGGGCATGTGCCGAGACGGATCGTCTTGCCGGAAGGCCGTGCTGCGGATAAGGGTGCTGGACCATGCATGTAAAACGGGGAGCATGGCACAGCGCTTGCTGAGACAGGCCTCAACAGTGCCCGGATCAGGCCGGTCCGGCACGGAACGCCCAGTCCCGTTGCAAACGGAGCCAACATTGATGCGTCACACTTCCCTCTTGGTCGCCGGGGTCAGCCTTCTGGCGCTCGGCGTTTCAACGCCGGTCATGGCCGGACCCACGCTGGATGCCATCAAGCAGCGCGGCCACATCGAGTGCGGCGTGAGCCCGGGCCTGGCCGGCTTCTCCAACCCCGACGACACCGGCACGTGGACCGGCATCGATGTCGATGTCTGCCGCGCGGCCGCCGCTGCGATCTTCGGCGACGCCGAGAAGGTCACCTACACGCCGCTGACCTCGCAGGAGCGCTTCACCGCGCTGCAGTCGGGCGAGGTCGACGTCCTTTCGCGCAACACGACCTGGACGCTCAGCCGCGACACGGCGCTGGGCCTCGAATTCACCGGCGTGACCTACTACGACGGCCAGGGCTTCATGGTGCCGACGTCGCTCAACGTCGCCAGCGCGACCGAGCTTGACGGCGCGGCCGTCTGCGTGCAGCCCGGCACGACGACCGAGCTCAACCTCGCGGACTACTTCCGCGCCAACGGCATGGCGTTCACGCCGGTCATCTTCCAGAACGACGACGAGATCCGGGTCGCCTTCACCCAGGGCCGCTGCGACGTGTTCACCACCGACCAGTCCGGCCTGTACTCGAACCGGCTCGCCTTGCCGAACCCGGACGAGTGGGAAGTGCTGCCCGAGATCATCTCGAAGGAGCCGCTGGGCCCGGCCGTGCGCCAGGGCGACAGCCAGTGGGCCGACATCATGCGCTGGTCGCTCTACGCCATGATCGAGGCGGAGGAACTGGGCGTGTCCAGCCAGAACGTCGAGGAGATGAAGAACTCGGACAACCCGTCGATCCGCCGCCTGCTCGGCGTCGAGGACAAGATGGGCGAGAATCTCGGCGTCCCGGCCGACTGGGCGGTGCAGATCCTCACCCAGGTCGGCAATTACGGCGAGTCGTTTGACCGCAACCTGGGCGAGGGCTCGCCCCTGAAGATCGAGCGCGGCGTCAACGCCCTGTGGACCGACGGCGGTCTGCAGTACGCCATGCCCGTACGCTGATCACGTTGACGAAGGCCGGCTGCCCGCGAAGGCAGCCGGCCTTTGCCTTAGCTGGAGAAGGCGTTCTGCCTCCACCTTCCCGTGCCAGGAGGACTCATGGCGGTTCAACGTGAGGCGACCACGGGGCAGATGCCGACCAAGCCGGCGCCCTGGAACGATCCCCGCATCCGATCCCTGTTCATCCAGGCGGTCACGATCGTCGTCATTGTCGGCTTCATCGCCTATATCGCGCACAACACCGCAAGCAATCTTGCGCGTCAGGGCATCGCCGGCGGCTTCGATTTCCTGAACTACACGGCCGGCTTCGGCATCTCGTTCAGCCTGATCCCGTATTCCGAGGTCTCGACCTACGGCAACGCGCTGCTCACGGGCCTGCTGAACACGTTCCTGGTCGCCATCTGCGGCATCGTGCTGGCAACGATCGTCGGCTTCGTGGTCGGCCTGGCGCGGCTGTCGTCGAATTTCCTGGTCGCCAAGCTCGCCTATGCCTATGTCGAGATGCTGCGCAACATCCCCCTGCTGCTGCAGCTCATCTTCTGGTACGTCGTCGTGCTGAGCGCGCTGCCGACGCCGCGCGAGAGCCTGTCGTTCCTGGACGCGTTCTTCCTCAACAATCGCGGCCTGACCGTGCCCCGTCCGATCCTCGAGGACGGCATCGGCTTTCTTGTCGTGGGCGTCGTCATCGCCATCGCCGCCGTGGTGTTCATGACGCGCTGGGCCAAGCGGCGGCGCGACGCGACCGGGCAGCCGTTCCCGACCGTGCTCGCCTCGCTGGCGGTTTTGGTGCTCGTGCCGATCGCGGCCTTCCTCGTCTCCGGCGCGCCTTTGGAGTTCGAGATCCCGACCGCGTCGCGCTTCCGCCTGGACGGCGGCCTCAATCTCGTGCCTGAGTTCGTCGCGCTGCTGTTCGGCCTCAGCCTCTATACCGGGGCGTTCATCGCCGAGATCGTGCGCGCCGGCATCCTCTCGGTCGGCAAGGGGCAGGTCGAAGCGGCGTCGGCGCTCGGCCTCAAGCCGGGCCAGACGAGCCGCCTCGTGGTCATTCCCCAGGCGTTGCGCGTGATCGTGCCGCCGCTGACCAGCCAGTACCTGAACCTGACCAAGAACAGCTCGCTCGCGGTCGCGATCGGCTATCCCGACCTCGTCAGCGTCGGCGGCACGGTGCTGAACCAGACCGGCCAGGCCATCGAAGTCGTGACCATCTGGATGATCGTCTACGTCTCGCTCAGCCTTCTGACCTCGCTGTTCATGAACTGGTACAATCGCAAGATCGCCCTGGTGGAGCGCTGAGCCATGGCTACCCAGACCGAGAACATTCCGTTCAACGCAGGGGACAGCCTGCCGCCGCCGGCCGCCACGACCGGGGTGGTCGGCTGGGTCCGGCAGAACCTGTTCTCCTCGCCGTTCAACGCCCTCCTAACGCTGGCCGCGCTCTATCTGCTCTGGCTGACGGTGCCGCCGGCGCTGAACTGGCTGATCTTCGACGCGACCTTCACCGGCGACACGCCCGAAGCCTGCGCCGCCACGACCGGCGCGTGCTGGTCGTATGTCAACGCCCGTGCCGGCCAGATCTTCTTCGGCTTCTACCCGCCCGACGAGCGCTGGCGCATCCTCGTCGCGCTGATCATCCTGGTCGCCGCGTTCGTTCCGTTCTTCGTCCGGACGTTCGAAGCCAAGCTCAGCTACGCCGTCGGCCTGCTGATCGTCTATCCCATCATCGCCTACATCCTGTTCGCCGGCGGCGCCTTCGGCCTGGAAGCGGTTCCGACCCGGGATTGGGGAGGCCTGTTCCTGACGCTCGTGATCGCCGGCGTCGGCATCACGGCCAGCCTGCCGCTCGGCATCCTGCTCGCGCTGGGACGCCGGTCGGAAATGCCGGTCGTGCGCATATTGTGCGTCACCTTCATCGAACTGGTCCGCGGCGTGCCGCTGATCACGGTCCTGTTCATGGCGTCGGTGATGCTGCCGCTGTTCCTTCCGCCCGGCGTGAACTTCGACAAGCTGCTGCGCGCGTTGGTCGGCTTCTCGCTGTTCAGCGCGGCCTACATGGCCGAGGTGGTGCGCGGCGGCCTGCAGGCCATGCCGAAGGGCCAGTACGAAGCGGCCTCGGCGCTCGGCCTCAGCTACTGGCAGTCGATGGGCCTGATCATCCTGCCGCAGGCCTTGCGCATGGTGATCCCGGGCATCGTCAACACCTTCATCGGCCTGTTCAAGGATACGACGCTGGTCATCATCATCGGCCTGTTCGACTTCCTGAACGCGACGCAAAGCGGCACCAACGACGCGAACTGGATCGGCCGCTCGATGGAAGCCTACGCCTTCGCCGCGATGATCTACTGGGTCTTCTGCTTCGCGATGTCGCGCTACAGCATCCACCTGGAAAACAAGCTCAACCGAGGACGGCAACACTGATGTCCGAGACGCTGACCGAAGCCCCGCTCGACACGCCGACTCGCGAGCGCGCGATCGAGCTGCGCGACGTGCACAAGTGGTACGGCGAGTTTCATGTCCTCAAGTCGATCAACCTGGAAATACGCCGCGGCGAGAAGTTCGTGGTCTGCGGGCCGTCGGGCTCCGGCAAGTCGACCATGATCCGCTGCATCAACCGGCTGGAGGAGCACCAGCGCGGCCAGATCGTGGTCGACGGCATCGAGCTCAACAACGACGTGCGCAACATCGACGCCATCCGGCAGGAGGTCGGGATGGTGTTCCAGCACTTCAATCTCTTTCCGCACCTGACGATCCTGGAGAACCTGACGCTGGCGCCGATCTGGGTGCGCAAGACGGCCAAGGCCGAAGCCGAGGAGATCGCCATGGGCTATCTCAATCGCGTCGGCATTCCGGAGCAGGCCAGCAAATATCCCGGCCAGCTCTCCGGCGGTCAGCAGCAGCGGGTCGCGATCGCACGCGCTTTGTGCATGCGGCCCAAGATCATGCTGTTCGACGAGCCGACCTCGGCGCTCGATCCCGAGATGATCAAGGAAGTCCTCGACGTCATGATCGAGCTGGCCGGCGGCGGCATGACCATGATGGTCGTGACCCACGAGATGGGCTTCGCCCAGCGCGTCGCCGACCAGGTGGTGTTCATGGACCGGGGCGAGGTGGTCGAGATGGCGCCGCCCGACGAGTTCTTCAACAACCCGCGCTCGGACCGCACGAAGCTGTTCCTCAGCCAGATCCTTCGGCACTGACCGCCGGCCGGCGGCTGGTTCAGGACGTCGGCCGGCCCGGCCAATGCTCGGCCAGCGGTCCATCCCGGCCGAACAGCGGGTCGGTTCCGGGCAGTGTGACGCGCGCGACATTGGCGACCGCGCGGTCGTGCTCGTCCCGGACGGCGCGGCACAGGTCGACGTCGTGCCCGTCGGGATAGGCGCCGATCACGACCAGCTCGCCCTCGCAACCGTGCTTCTGATGGCCGACGCCGGCCGGGATGACCACGGCGTCGCCCGGGTGCAGGGTGAAGGTCCGCCCGTTCGCGCCGCCCAGCTGCACCGTCACGTCGCCCTCGGCGATGCCCAGGACTTCATGCGCCGTGCTGTGGAAGTGCGGAAACGGGAAAATCCCGTTCCGCCAGCTCCCCGTCCAGCCGTTGCGCCGGAACGCGACTTCGAAGGCTTCGGCTCGGTCGGTCCTGTCGCGCAGCACGCCGCGATAGACGAGCAGGGGCAGGGTGGGATTGTTCGGAATCACCCCGTCGTCGGCGAAGTAGAAGACCTCCACCTTCGGCGGGAAGCCGCCAATGCCGCTCGGCATGTCCTGCCCCTCCGGCTAATCGCCTCGCGCGCGGAATGCGTTGCCGACAGTCATAACGCCGGAACGCCCGAGCGATGTTCCGCTCACCGGCAACCGGCCTACGACGCGTCCGTGCATCGCGGCTCCGCCCATGGCCGCCTTGACCTGCAATGTCCGCCACGCGCACGGTAGCTGCGCCCACGGCTTCCGAGTGATCCACCGCCTTGCCCCCGACGATCCGTTCCGCCAGCGATGCCGACCGGCCAAGCGCCGCGAACGGCCTGCCCATCCTTGCTCGTTATGGCATCGCGCTCGCTCTCGCGGCCCTGACGCTGGGGGTGCTCGCCGATCGCGTGCTCGGCCTGCCGGCTTCGATGCATGTCGCTGAAGCGGGCGTCTCCCTGTTCGCGCTCTGCGTGTTGCTGACGCCCTCCGGGCGCGATCTCGCCTTTCTCGGCGCGACGGCGATACTGCTCGTGCTGGTGTGGATGACGGCCGACGATCCTGGCGCTGTCACGCTCAAGGGGCTGGATCTCGCCGCGTTCCTCATGGCCTTCCTCATCGCGCTCGGCTTCTTGCGCGACGCGGCGGCGACGTCGCCCCTGGTCGGGCAATCCGGCCGCTACCTCGTCGACCAGCCGCCCGGCCGGCGCTACGCCGCCTTGTCGCTGGGCGGGTTCCTGGTCGGGGTCATCCTGAGCTACGGCGTAGTCACGCTGCTCGGCGCCATGATCATGCGCGGCGTCGCCGACAGCGACCCATCCGTGCGTGCCATCCGCGAGCAAAGGATGCTGGCGGCCCTGGTCCGCGGCTTCAGCACGCTCACCCTCTGGGCGCCGACCTCCGTCACCATGGCCCTGATCCTGGCTCTTCTTCCCGACCTGACCTGGGCGCGGCAGCTCCCGGTCGGGCTCGGGCTCGTGTTCGCGCTTCTGACGCTCGGCTGGCTGCTCGATCGCTGGATGTGGCGTCGGCCCTTGCGGCCCGTCGCCGAGGGAGCGAAGCCCGATCCCGGCCCGATCGTGCGCATGGCGGGGCTGGTCGGCGGCGTGCTGGCGGCCGTGATCGTTCTGAGCCGGTTCGTGACCGGCGATCTCGTCGTCGCCGCCATGGTCACGGCGCCCGTGTTCGCGCTCGGCTGGATCGCCTGGCAGCACCTCGATCCCGGGAGCGGCTTCCGGTCGTCCGCTTATGTCCGGCGCCTGCGGGCCATCTTCACCGAAAGCCTGCCTGCCGCGCGCAGCGAGGTCGTGGTCCTGGGTTCGGCCGGCATGATCGGCACCTGCGTCATAGCCCTCGTGCCGATCGCCGACGTCGTGACGTGGCTGAACGGGCTGGGCCTTCCGGCGCTCGTCATTCTTGCCGCCATGAGCGCATCGGTCGTGATCAGCGCCCATCTCGGCGTCAATCCCATGGTCCTCGTAACGCTGTGGGGCACGGCGACCCATAGCGGGTTGCTCGCCGGCACCCATTCAAGCCTGATCGGCCTCGCTCTCGCCGCCGGCTGGTCGCTCGCGCTCAACACGGCGCCGACATGCGCCTCGATGCTGATCATCTCCCGCCTCGCCGGACGGACGATCACCGAGGTCGGCCTGCGCTGGAACGGCCTCTATTCCGTGATGGGCTGGCTGACCGTCGTCGCCTATATCGGCCTGCTCGATGCGTTGTGGTTCTAGAGGAGACGCTCCATGCGTGCCGTGATCATCCGTTCGCCGGGACCCGACGCGCGGCTCGAGATCGTCGAGCATCCGGATCCTGAAGCGGGCCCGGGCGAGGTCCTGGTCCGCGTCGGTTTCGCCGGCTGCAACTTCGCCGACACCATGCTCCGCCGCGGCACCTACCCGCATCCGGTAAGCTATCCGATGATTCCGGGCGTCGAGCTGGCCGGCACGATCGTCGCGCTGGGCGAGGGCGTGTCCGGTCTTGCCGAGGGCCAGCGGATCGCCGCCTTCGCCGAAGGCGGCGGCGGTTACGCTGAACTGCGCGTTTTGCCGGCCGAGGACGTCATCCCGCTGCCGGACGAAGTCGGTCTGGAGCAGGGCGCGGGCTTTCCCGTTCAGGGGCTCACCGCCTACCACATGCTGCACACGATCGGCCGGATCGAGCGCGGCCAGAACGTCCTGGTCAACGCCATCGGCGGCGGCGTGGGGTTGTGGACCACCCAGCTCGCGGTCGCGGCGGGCGCTCATGTGTTCGGGACGACCGGCTCGGCCGGCAAGGACGGCAAGCCGCTCGCGCTGGGCGCAAAGGCGGTCATCCGGCGCGACCGGGAAGATTTCGTCGCGCGCCTGGACGAGCTCACCGAGGGGCAAGGCATCGACCTCGCCATCGATTCGCTGGGCGCGGAGACGCTCGACCGCAGCTTCGCCGCGATGCGCAAGCTTGGCCACGTCATCAGCATCGGCGAGGCGGAGGGGCTGCCCTACACCAACATCCGCGAGCGGCTGCTGCCGAAATCCCTGACCTTCACCCGCTTCCACCTGGGCCATGTCGAGCGAGGCACGGCAACGGCGGAAGCCGGCATCGACCACGTCCTAGGCGGCATCGCCGACGGCGCCTACCGGGCGCCCATCGAGCGGATCTTTCCTTTGGATGAAGCCCAGGCCATGCATGACGCGCTGGAGTCGCGAACCGTCGCCGGGAAGCTCTTGCTGCGCATGCCCGACTGACGGCGTAGCATGCGGCTCACGCGACGATCGACCAGGGGGAAACAACAATGATCTCGATCCGACGCGCGGCCGCCGCGCTCGTCCTCATGTTCGCGACCACGACGGCGTCCGCCCAGGACGGACGGGTCGAGGAGCACCTGACCATGCCGAGCCAGGTGCTGGG
Above is a genomic segment from Geminicoccaceae bacterium SCSIO 64248 containing:
- a CDS encoding class I SAM-dependent methyltransferase, which encodes MAEAEWFAANRENWDERVAIHVASTMYDVDGLRAGDASLDPIVDGVLGDVTGLRIAHLQCHFGRDSLVLARRGAASVTGLDFSPPAIAQATELAHELGLPARFVLGNLYDTRALIPEPGGFDLVYATWGTIGWLPDIAGWAAIVAWLLKPGGCLAFAEGHPAALVFDSAVKRPDGLPGFYVPYFHEGPLVEDGGTDYADETATLTRTRTFEWMHPVSRVIGELMAAGLTLEHFGEHDAVPWRMFGCLTPAEDGLFRFADRPWLPLSYALRMRKAPG
- a CDS encoding MbcA/ParS/Xre antitoxin family protein, with the protein product MAVTDTAQAPALGASDEEVGGALLRAFFRLSELWRLTQGEQSALLGGLSRHTLMRWRDTVRRGEGIALSRDQRDRLSCLMGVHKALHIIYPYSDLVYGWVRRPHDDFGGRTPLAVMVEGGGFTDLLAVRTYLDDVRGGAG
- a CDS encoding RES family NAD+ phosphorylase; the protein is MARQLRPSLAWAGRTLVCRRLRWPSACRMIFGRLKTIDPFEDLVDDPRDRAILMQVEGETNERLRLQAGGTRLAASLDLDPKGGLINAPLAHARAIRGRFAGAGGHVGYFADGFDTALAEVVHHQGRRARANRDLAHPITMRVLSFLDFDAQILDLRGLREDLADIHDPDDYGPSVALANAARAALDPDGIAYDSVRRHDGQNLALFRRRYTAYRDAGFVQLDWDGERIRGTARLS
- the metC gene encoding cystathionine beta-lyase, which gives rise to MDDRTKLVDAGRHPEQQKGTVNPGVYRASTILFPNVAEFERPRAYPDVGYGRYGTSTAFNLQEAVQALEGGGQCLTVSSGKAAIVQALLALVEPGDHILVTDSAYGPTRTFADGFLKRFGVETTYYDPTIGAGIAGLIRPNTRVVFMESPGSLTFEVQDVPAMCQAARERGVVTVMDNTWATPLFFKPLAHGVDVSILAATKYIGGHSDLLMGTITTVPALADQMRARVHDMGTPAAADDCWLALRGLRTLAVRLAQHQAGAIAMAEWLAARPEVARVMHPALPDDPGHALWSRDFTGASGLFGIRLKPFGKPALTAMLDGLELFGMGFSWGGYESLIIPSRLARLRTVTPWPEGGPTLRLHIGLEAIDDLKADLAAGFERLKAAA
- a CDS encoding amino acid ABC transporter substrate-binding protein — translated: MRHTSLLVAGVSLLALGVSTPVMAGPTLDAIKQRGHIECGVSPGLAGFSNPDDTGTWTGIDVDVCRAAAAAIFGDAEKVTYTPLTSQERFTALQSGEVDVLSRNTTWTLSRDTALGLEFTGVTYYDGQGFMVPTSLNVASATELDGAAVCVQPGTTTELNLADYFRANGMAFTPVIFQNDDEIRVAFTQGRCDVFTTDQSGLYSNRLALPNPDEWEVLPEIISKEPLGPAVRQGDSQWADIMRWSLYAMIEAEELGVSSQNVEEMKNSDNPSIRRLLGVEDKMGENLGVPADWAVQILTQVGNYGESFDRNLGEGSPLKIERGVNALWTDGGLQYAMPVR
- a CDS encoding amino acid ABC transporter permease, yielding MAVQREATTGQMPTKPAPWNDPRIRSLFIQAVTIVVIVGFIAYIAHNTASNLARQGIAGGFDFLNYTAGFGISFSLIPYSEVSTYGNALLTGLLNTFLVAICGIVLATIVGFVVGLARLSSNFLVAKLAYAYVEMLRNIPLLLQLIFWYVVVLSALPTPRESLSFLDAFFLNNRGLTVPRPILEDGIGFLVVGVVIAIAAVVFMTRWAKRRRDATGQPFPTVLASLAVLVLVPIAAFLVSGAPLEFEIPTASRFRLDGGLNLVPEFVALLFGLSLYTGAFIAEIVRAGILSVGKGQVEAASALGLKPGQTSRLVVIPQALRVIVPPLTSQYLNLTKNSSLAVAIGYPDLVSVGGTVLNQTGQAIEVVTIWMIVYVSLSLLTSLFMNWYNRKIALVER
- a CDS encoding amino acid ABC transporter permease; this translates as MATQTENIPFNAGDSLPPPAATTGVVGWVRQNLFSSPFNALLTLAALYLLWLTVPPALNWLIFDATFTGDTPEACAATTGACWSYVNARAGQIFFGFYPPDERWRILVALIILVAAFVPFFVRTFEAKLSYAVGLLIVYPIIAYILFAGGAFGLEAVPTRDWGGLFLTLVIAGVGITASLPLGILLALGRRSEMPVVRILCVTFIELVRGVPLITVLFMASVMLPLFLPPGVNFDKLLRALVGFSLFSAAYMAEVVRGGLQAMPKGQYEAASALGLSYWQSMGLIILPQALRMVIPGIVNTFIGLFKDTTLVIIIGLFDFLNATQSGTNDANWIGRSMEAYAFAAMIYWVFCFAMSRYSIHLENKLNRGRQH
- a CDS encoding amino acid ABC transporter ATP-binding protein produces the protein MSETLTEAPLDTPTRERAIELRDVHKWYGEFHVLKSINLEIRRGEKFVVCGPSGSGKSTMIRCINRLEEHQRGQIVVDGIELNNDVRNIDAIRQEVGMVFQHFNLFPHLTILENLTLAPIWVRKTAKAEAEEIAMGYLNRVGIPEQASKYPGQLSGGQQQRVAIARALCMRPKIMLFDEPTSALDPEMIKEVLDVMIELAGGGMTMMVVTHEMGFAQRVADQVVFMDRGEVVEMAPPDEFFNNPRSDRTKLFLSQILRH